The window CCTGTGCCGTACTGGATCCGCGCCCCACTAACTATCTGTGCACCGAGTTCTCCCACTGCCGCCAAGAAGTCGCAAGTCCGTCCCGAGCCGAAAGTGTACACTTCGAGCCGATCAGGTCTAGATGGAAATGCTCCGAATAGAATTGCCCTGCCAGGCCCCCCAGGATCGGACcaattcaaataaatattttgtattttcagTCATACATACCTACCACGAATATAAAAACCAGATACGCCCGGAATAGTCTGAAATGCAACGGACATATAGATATACATTGAAACAATAACTTTATTATACAGATATGTTCatgtacataaatatatataattagatATGTAAATTTCATTCTTTTGCCATCGCTGTAAAGCTAACAATCTTTTTACAATCAGACGTGAGACCGAAGTCCCCATTTCAGCCAATTGCCATCAACTCGATTACGAGACCGACATCCCAAAAATAACGAGCTCTAACAGCAGTAACCTCTACAATATCCGTAGGCTTGCAGCAGTAACTTCATGATATGTTTCGTTGCAGTAAGTCTTCTGACCGTATAACATAGTTATATATTATGTATATAGTGTATATAGTATATTCGAGCGATTTTCTCATCAACAAGTAGATCGTACGTAGGATGTAGGAATGCAACACTGATATGTATCGTTTTCAAAACTTACGGGCTAAGGGGGTTTAACAGAGGAAACCGGAGTTTCCCCCGGCCGGTTCCGGACTTACGTGCGTCTCTGGAAAGCTGAAAAATGTGTGCTAGAAATGGCTAGAAATAGAagatctacaaaataaaagaatatgGGAATacaacagaaaacagaaaagtgTGAGATGTGTACTTTTGTGGCTACAACTGGAATCGTGTATATATTTTGTCTCATATCAATTCTActaaaaatacatacataagtaagatataattaaatttttatcacAACGAATTAGCGGGAACTTAGGCTACTAGTACACTACATACACAACAAAGAAACGGAAAAGAACTGGAAAGAATGTGTGCGTGCTGAGCGTATGTAACTACGATGAACAGGCAATACACAACAATATAGAGATAGTCAGATAGTTACTCGGATCGGGATCCGTCCAGACGCTTACGCTTACAAACTAAGTAGAATTTAGAAGGTGCCAACCACACCGTAACCCGGAACAGGGCCAACATTAAGCAATAGAGTTATGTCTATAGATGCACGTCTATATAGGGGGAGATTTACAGGATACGTAATTGGGATACGTATGTTCTGGCGCTGGCCAGCGATGGAAATGCGAAGCTGGGGAGCCTAACTTTAGCTGGACCCATCTACCATTTACTTGGCCTCAACGGGTCGGTTGGCGAATAGCTGCTCCACAATCTGCTCGTCGGCCAGGGTCGAGGTGTCGCCCACATTGCGATCGTTTACGGCGATCTTGCGCAGCACTCGCCGCATAATCTTTCCGGAGCGGGTCTTGGGCAAGCCGGGGGCATTCTGAATGACATCCGGCATGGCAAAGGGTCCGATGCGTTCGCGCACCATCTTTTTAAGATCGGAGATTAGTTTCTGATCGAAAACTTCGTTCTCATTGGGAGTGATGAAGCAGTAGAGGCACTCGCCCTTGACTGGATGTGGACGGGAAACCACGGCGGATTCAGCCACGCGGGGATGTTCTGTCAGGACAGATTCGACCTCAGCGGTGGACATCAGATGCCCAGAGACGTTTAACATGTCATCCACACGGCCAGTGATCCAGAGATAGCCATCAGCATCGCGACGGGCGCctatgaaaataatattttaaataaaatttaaaaactatttcaaaaaatgtaaaccCACCATCGCCAGTGCAGTAGTAGCCAGGGAACTTGGAGAAGTAGGTGTCCTCGAAGCGTTCATGGTTGTTGTACAAGGTACGCATCATGCCGGGCCAAGGCTGGGAGAACACCAAGTAGCCCTCACCCTCGCCCTTGATCTCAATGCCGCACTCATCCAGCAGAGTGGGTTTCACACCAAAGAAGGGGAATGACTAGAATTTAAAAGGAATATAAGTTACCTAATCTCTTAGCTCATAGTCTGAGGTACTCACAGCTGAGCCAGGTTTCATGGGAGTGGCTCCTGGTAGAGGTGTTATGACATGACCTCCAGTTTCCGTCTGCCAGAAAGTGTCCACAATGGAGCACTGCTCCTTGCCAATGTTACGATAATACCAGAGCCAGGCTTCCGGATTGATGGGTTCACCGACGCTGCCCAAAACTCTGTAAGGAAGAATAGTTAGAATTGGAGGAAGGAAAGACTTGGATAGGTAACCTACTTGAGACCACTTAGATTATGCTTGAGCACTGGTCCTTCGCCGAACTTCATCAGGGCTCGGATGGCCGTGGGAGCCGTGTAGAACTGAGTCACCTTGTACTTGTCGATAACGCTCCAGTAGCGGTCATTGCCGGGATAGAAGGGAGTACCCTCGAACTAAACAAGTGGAAACGTTAGTCACGGGCTTTAATCCTCTTTGGAAAGTACTTACAATCACCGAAGTGGCTCCATTGGCCAGAGGTCCGTAGACCACGTAGGTGTGTCCAGTGATCCAGCCCACATCGGCGGTGCACCAGTAGATATCGCCCGGCTTGTAATCAAAGACAATCTTGAATGTGGTGGCCGCGTAGAGCAAGTAGCCGGCGGTGGTGTGGAGCACGCCCTTGGGCTTGCCAGTGGAGCCACTGGTGTAGAGCATGAACAGCGGATCCTCGGCGTCCATCCACTCGGGATAGCAGGCCGGCTCCTTATCCTCCATCTCCTCGTGCCACCAGTAGTCCCGATCGTCGGTCCATGGGATATCCTCCTCGACATGATCCGCCTGGCAGGGAGTCACGCGCTTCAGATGCGACACCACAATGCACTTCTCCACGGAGTGGCCCATCTCCTCGACCTTCTCCAGGGCCGTGTCGCAGAGCGCCTTCAGGTACAGGGGCTTCTCACCACGCCAAGCTCCGTCCGCCGTGATGAGCAACTTGGCCTTGCAGTCGAACATCCGCTCCGCCAAGGAGTCCGGCGAGAATCCGGCAAAGACAATCGAGTGCACGGCACCGATACGGGCACAGGCCAGCATGGCAATGGGCAGCTCCAGGATCATGGGCATGTAGATGGACACGCGATCGCCCTTCCGGATGCCATGGTCCTTCAGCACATTGGCGAACCGGCAGACCTCCTCGAGCAGCTTTCGGTAGGTGAGGCCGCGGGAGTAGTCGTCGGGGTGGTTGCCCTCCCTGGAAcaatgaaacaaaaataaaacaacggCCATGAGGAAATATTTCTACATTGCATTACACAGTGTTTACAGTGGGCACGGTTCGGTGGCTCCGGTTCTTAAATGGGTGCCACGTACCCGGTGTCCCACAATTGGGCTAATTACCCCGATCGCAATTGGATCACTTGCTGTAATTCCGTAATTTGATTCTTCCTAATTGCCGAGGAGTCTTAATTCGATTCCTGGCATTTAAATAGTCTGGCATTTTGAAATTTGTGTCAAAATAATTGTGATCTATTTctgttaaaaaatttattttattacaagTCTGTTGTCTTGCAGATAAGTTCAGGGTTAGTGTAACAATAAGGCCTTATTATACCAGCCTCAggtgtttagtttttttttgtaatattgcAAAGGTGTATGTATCCATTTATATGGAAAATACTTGTGTATGTGCCTTTCCCTTTTTGTTCTGAACTTGGCAACAGAAGGCAGTGCCAATAACCGACACAATTCTAAACACAACAGCTGCGAAAAAGTCTTAGACTAGACTAAGAACACTGAGAACTAAAAGTATGTTTAGGAAACACCTTGATGCGAGTTCTATTAGGTGATTTCATATTTCTAGAAAATAATACTTTCTAGAATCGTTCTGAAAAGTACCCCCAATCCGCTCTAAACAGTTCGCACTGCCGCCGCTCTCTAATTGTTGCCATTAAATGAATGAATTTAACACGAAACGTATGCCAAGAGCTTTGAAAGCTTAGCGGGCGGATAAACAGAAATCGTGACCGAGCACAAATCgtgaatttgaataatttcatAACCCCCAACCCAAAACGGATATAAACATTCTCGATCGCCTGTCGTAGCAGCAGTAATGGGGAAAGCAATTTTCCCCGCCTGGTTTGGAGGCCAAGGCAGATTTGCACGGCGGAACAGCAATAAACCATATAGGCCATATAGCCAAGCCCCGTCAGACACCCTAGACACCCAGGTGTACGGCGAACAGGTAGACAATGCAATCAGTAGGGCACAATGGCTAGTGTAAATCATCCGTCCTCCCCGGCCCAGAGATAAGAGCTGGCCGGCAATAAAGTGACTTTCATGTCGGTTTCGGTTTCCACCAAAATTGGCAAAATGCGAGAGAAAGCAGGAAGCGGACGGAACAAAGCACCCTGGTGTGACGTTTTGGGGGTTATTTTGGAACCGCTGACTAGTCCCGAAGGTGATCAAAGTTCGCCACCAGCCAGAGGGTTGTTTTGGGGCGTGACTCGGCCCACAGGCCGCGAAATGTTATTGGTCTTTTTCGAAATACTTGTTTGTACGTTTGGCTGCCAATTAGTAAGAtggcaaaaataaacaaaatacgCACTGGTTCGACAGTCATACTTCGTAAATCGATTTGAAAGAGGGTAGACTCCTGTGACTAATCTGGAAACTTGACTTTACTTTATAAGATTGTTATACAGATACTTTTTATAGAAACTACCAGTCAAATCAAAGAACTTAGAACTTTAATAAGTTCAAAAAAACCCCcttttttgataaaaactattttcaaTTAGCCCTCAAAACTATGAATCATATCTTGAAGCccatgctctccaaaaaaTATACTTCCAGAGCTGTAATCAGGaattttcacttcaaaaatcGTGCCATTactttttccccttttttttttctaatcagCTGGCGACGGCTCACAGTCAAGGCTAACTATTTGCGGACGTCCTCTGCACTTATCACCGAAGTATGGGAGCCCATGATGTGGAGGCTTCTCCCgccacatacatatgtatgacTAACTGAAATTGGTGGGAAAAAATGTGGCGCGACGAGtatattaattttcaatttagaGACGTAATCGGGCCACTCGCCTCTAATCTCGTCGGCGGATCGCCAGACAAGAAATTTTCCATACCGCCTTGGAAACACCTCATGCAGTACTGCTACTTTTCACCTCTTGACCACGGCTAGACGCGTGGCCGCTGCTGTGTTATCAGAAATCacaaaaatattctaaaataatcatggaaaaaaaaggaaatagcTCTCTCCTCCGCACGCGTGGTTGCTCAAAATTATGAGTGATCGGCGatcttggaaaaaaaaaaaacaataagcAGTGCTAAACTTATCTTAATAACCATAACAACAGCTGGGGAATCGCGTGTCGAATAAATGGCATCGCATGTTTTCATGCACAGAGAAAAATgtaatttgtttttgaaaataaaactaatcaaatattttacaattttcttAAACAAAGAGGTTTGGAAAaagttataatttttttgtaaatataaaAAGATAAAAACATATACTGTAAATagatttttctcagtgcttTCGTTTTGTTTAGTGGATCTCGTCTCTCATACGACGTCGCCAGGTCTGGTGGAGCCCTACAGTTTTAGAGCCATTATCGTATGATGTTCATCTGCAATGTTAATCTAATGATCTCGCTTTTTCGACTCGTGGCCCATTGATTCGAGGTGACAGTGGAGCAACGGCGTTACATAATTTACATAAAGAAGGTAGGGCCAGCTTAATCAACGCCGCAGATAACAGTAAAGAGAAATAGCCAAAAATGCCCAGTCAGCACTATTCTAGAGTCTTAGTCAGGTAAGACACACTCAGGTATGGCCTACTCAGACCATTCTTTCTGTCTCTGTCCCCGCCAGCCCCCCAGACCTGGGTGTGCGTGAGGAGCAGAGCTATCTAATTGGTTGTGAGTGAATCAGACGATCTGATCGCGTGATTTTCTACCTCCCCAATAGATCTCAAACTGTTAACTGTCACCTGCCAGTGCATCTCAAACCTCGACAACAACGGTCTATAAtattctgtttttatttttgcctcTTTTACCTTTGTTTTTCACCTGTTCTCACTTATTCTTGCACCTTTTGCCCAGACGCCGCCACGCTGACACACAAACGGACGGATTGGAATGAAAATAATACTAAAAAAGATCGAAATGTTTAACGCAAAGACGCGCTTCAATCAATTTGAATAAACAATTTGCGGGCATTGTCAAATCGCTTACATAATTCCGCCCGGCTTTCGCTCTTGGGCGTGTGTTTAATTCAATTTGGTGTTGTTGCCGACCAGCCTCGAAACCAAAAACCGTTTGCGCAAATCGGTTGCGATCGAATCGGTTATATTCGAGGCAGTGACACATTTTCAAAGTGTGGATTATTTTATTGGtaattttgtaattaaaaGTATAGAACGTGTGTTCTTATCTATAACATCTTAATATTCGGCCACAACATCCAGTATTTAACTCTACTAGCTCTTCAAAATTTCCTATCCCTAGCCCATCTAGCCTATCTAGCCCATAAATACCTGGCCTATAAAGTTTAAGATTTGTTTTGCTTGGCTTTggtttgaaataaaattatctGCAAAACGGGCCGTTCGAATGGCGTTAATTATTACTCATTATGTGAACGCGTTTTATTGTCTATTTTTTTCCAGTTCCATTACTATCTTATCACCAAAATTGAGGACAGATTGTGGGTGCTGGGATTAAATAATTCCCATAAAAATAGGGGAAAAGCACAGACTGGGTGATGAGCACTCAAGGAGGGTACTTTAAAGTTGAAACTAATGGACAGAGGACGGAGGGCGGCGGACTAGCAGTAATGACCTTGTAATTGCCTTTCAATTACCTGACTTTCATTTGCATTTCACCCGGCCGGCCGCTTGCAGCACGCCCTTTTACCTACGGAGAGGTAAACAAGTGATAACCCCGAGATAAGCTCATTAGCATTAACATTTGTTTAACATTGTGCTTTTTTTATTCCTGACGCACTGCACGCTGAACTTTGGGCCTCAAATACGGCGAATCTTCTCgcgaaaccaaaacaaaatacTTATTCCATCCAGAGTTATAGGCAGGGTATCTCAAATTAATTGCGTTGCGAGTGGGCACTCGAAAGCTGAAGTATATATACGTTATATGGTAGTACCCCCCATCTAATCGGAGAAAGGGAGTGTCTGTTTTTGGATCGTAACCAGAAAAGAATGCTAACACAATTAAGTTCAAAGTGAGAAGAatctattatttaatatttgctcTGGGGGTTCTGTACTCTTTATATTTGCCAGACGCGTGGGAAAAAACAAACATTCAAGTTTACGGATGACTTGGATATCTATAGACTTTAGTTACACTAAGATGAAAGTCCAGAGTGCGATTTGcgcaaatttaaattaatatttattagttCGCATTCCAAAACAATAGCCTgggtaaaaaattataaatatattgctAAAAATCAATTCACAGCTaaagataaacaaaaactaaaccaATCCTTCAACCGGTTTTGGTAATAACCAATATTAGCCATATAAACTTGGCCGGGTCACCCTCTTATGAGGGTCGTCGAGAGCAGAAGTGGCCCTGACATTGACCCAGAGTACCTATACCTATACCCATGCCTAAACTGCAATCGGGCTTCAAAAAATCaccaaaattgatttaattaaaGTGGTTAGGCTATCACATTTGGTATGCAAACGATTACAGCAATTGGGCTTTATCAAAACAAAGGTAATTGCTCCATTTTCGTTCGACAGACAGAAAGAAATGGAATAATAATTTCCCTACTACTGCTGAAAATCGATGGAAGGAGGTGGGACGTGTCCTTGAAGCGCATCCTTGCCcgaaaagcaaacaaacgaCTCAGAGCAGGAGTTGAGGAGAATCATCTGGTCTGGTATTTATGGTGCCTGCGCAGTAAATCCTGGCAAGGAGGAAAACACCTCTACATCTACGTCACGAGGCGAGAGTTTCGTAACCACCAGAAAAATCAATACTCCTGTCCTGGCATTCGAGCAACTTTTGTTTTCATTCGACCTACACCACCCAGTGCCGTGGTTGACGAGGACAACGGCGATGACGAGGCTGTAAACTCACCAGTAGTAGGCAATCTGGTCACCCAATCCGTTCCGGACATTGCGATCCAGGAGATTGTAGCACAGATTAGTCGAGGCTCCCTCCATCCATTTGATGGAAATGGGTCCCTTGGAGATGTTGAAGTTGTATTGGAGAAACTTCTGAGGGTCGGCGGGCGTCTCCCAGTGGAACTGCTTGGCCACGCGGGACCAGAACTCCGCCGGATCGTCCAAGGACTCCTGGTAGAACTTCTTGTACTCCTCGAAGCTGGATATGTACGCATTTTGGCTGATGGCCGGATTAGGATCGTATATTGATTTTTCCGCTGGCATTTTGTCTGCCTGACTGTGTTGATTTATGgtttattgtattttatttttatttctgctCCTTTGTCTAGCAATTGCAATTGTCCTGCTTGCTATTATCCTTCCCTAACTTAGTGTGTCTgagtgtttgtttttattatttttctgcGAGCAGCACGCGAGCTCCTCGCACCGCACGGACTGAGTTCGAAAATCGGAATGAGCACAGACCATGTGAAGTGAGCTTCGAGAAAGCTATTCGCCTCCACCAGAGAGCTTTAGGGGCTTTTTGGTGGTGGCTGCCCGCCGAACACGCTCTTCAAGTTCAACGGAACATGGGCGGCGCGTTCGGAGGGCCTTATCGGCATCGGGATCGTTCGCATTTTCAAGGCGCGACTTTCGACGTCCTTATCTTCAAGCACGGCGTAACTTTCCAGAGGAAGGTGTGTCCGGCCGGACAGTCCCGACCGGCTGGCTGCACATCATCGGCAATCAGGTGATGGCGGTGGCGTGTGCCGTCCGATAGATGTCCCGGCAACAGTTTATTTCCAAATCTGCACTGGCACGCCGCGCCAAGCTGATCCGTGTTATCATTCACAGACCGATTCCCAACAGTTCACTATGGGAATAAAATAGATGGTTtttgaaaacaaacaaaacaataatGCGGCTTAATAGAtgatataaaataaacttaatagtaaaattaatattaaaacaatttcaatGTCGTTTATAAGCCTTTAATCAAGATTAATAGAAATATTAGATGTTGATCttgattatttattattactgAAAGCCcttttgcatttaaaaattttaagaacATACAATATCATATTTAAGTCCAGGTCCCTCATGATTAAATTATCTAAATTTCCAAGTAgttatctaaaaaatattaaagaaatcTATCAATTAGTCCCCAGGTATATGATATATTAGAAAATGTTAGtccaaaactattaaaaactacTTAAACAATTAATGATGGCATTTTATTGCATGTATTTTGTTAACAAGGGTTTCAGGTTTCAAATTCTACAGCCAACGTCTAtaacatttaaaattattaccaaaaaaagtatttttccGTTGCACAGTGCCGAGTGTAGACGAATT of the Drosophila ananassae strain 14024-0371.13 chromosome 2R, ASM1763931v2, whole genome shotgun sequence genome contains:
- the LOC6493049 gene encoding acetyl-coenzyme A synthetase encodes the protein MPAEKSIYDPNPAISQNAYISSFEEYKKFYQESLDDPAEFWSRVAKQFHWETPADPQKFLQYNFNISKGPISIKWMEGASTNLCYNLLDRNVRNGLGDQIAYYWEGNHPDDYSRGLTYRKLLEEVCRFANVLKDHGIRKGDRVSIYMPMILELPIAMLACARIGAVHSIVFAGFSPDSLAERMFDCKAKLLITADGAWRGEKPLYLKALCDTALEKVEEMGHSVEKCIVVSHLKRVTPCQADHVEEDIPWTDDRDYWWHEEMEDKEPACYPEWMDAEDPLFMLYTSGSTGKPKGVLHTTAGYLLYAATTFKIVFDYKPGDIYWCTADVGWITGHTYVVYGPLANGATSVIFEGTPFYPGNDRYWSVIDKYKVTQFYTAPTAIRALMKFGEGPVLKHNLSGLKVLGSVGEPINPEAWLWYYRNIGKEQCSIVDTFWQTETGGHVITPLPGATPMKPGSASFPFFGVKPTLLDECGIEIKGEGEGYLVFSQPWPGMMRTLYNNHERFEDTYFSKFPGYYCTGDGARRDADGYLWITGRVDDMLNVSGHLMSTAEVESVLTEHPRVAESAVVSRPHPVKGECLYCFITPNENEVFDQKLISDLKKMVRERIGPFAMPDVIQNAPGLPKTRSGKIMRRVLRKIAVNDRNVGDTSTLADEQIVEQLFANRPVEAK